A genomic segment from Bombus affinis isolate iyBomAffi1 chromosome 13, iyBomAffi1.2, whole genome shotgun sequence encodes:
- the LOC126923157 gene encoding protein kibra-like, whose protein sequence is MIKTACIVLFVAAVASAGLLHAPLVASPAAIAAVPAPIVTARSSQVVARNYNTFAAAPLAYTAAVPAAVHAAIPAASAPITLAAAAPAAPLPYAALAYTAHL, encoded by the exons ATGATCAAGACAGCG TGCATCGTTCTCTTCGTAGCAGCCGTGGCGTCTGCTGGACTTCTCCACGCCCCTTTGGTTGCTTCTCCAGCGGCGATTGCTGCTGTTCCAGCACCGATCGTAACTGCTAGGAGCAGTCAAGTCGTAGCTAGGAACTACAATACGTTCGCTGCCGCACCACTGGCATATACCGCCGCCGTACCTGCAGCCGTGCACGCGGCCATACCAGCAGCATCCGCACCGATTACCCTCGCTGCCGCCGCACCTGCTGCACCATTGCCATACGCTGCACTCGCCTACACCGCCCATCTATGA